In Candidatus Micrarchaeia archaeon, the genomic stretch AATACTTATGAAATAACAATTCCAGATCAAATTTATTCTGTTCTTAAACGTCGCTGGGAAGAATCTAAATTAGAATAAGGCATTGCATTATATCCTCTTTTTCTTAATTCTTTTGATAATAAATACTCATTTCCATGAGCGCAATATATCTGTTTTGGTTCTGCTTGCTCTATATAATTCAAAATATCATTAAAATCAGCATGGTCGCTTAATAAAAATCCTTTATCAATACTCATAGGCCT encodes the following:
- a CDS encoding MBL fold metallo-hydrolase RNA specificity domain-containing protein; translated protein: RPMSIDKGFLLSDHADFNDILNYIEQAEPKQIYCAHGNEYLLSKELRKRGYNAMPYSNLDSSQRRLRTE